The DNA region CCTTCGGAAAGCCGGGCAATTCCTCATAGAGCGCGTCGAGCGGGTTCTCGATCTCCTTGGCGATGTTGGTGAGGCCCGTTCCGGTGACGAGCCCGACATCGATCGACGCTTCCAGGCCGCGCTTGCGGAGGAATTCCATCACCTGTTCGGGGTCGCGATCGCAATACATGCTATTCTTTTACCTGCCGGATATGGGCCGAGGCGACATGTGAGCTTGACGACATGTGACCTCGACGACATGTGACCTCAACGACATGTGACCTCAACGACATGTGACATGGGCGCGACCGCAAAGGAAGTCGCGTCATCGCGCCTCCGCGAGGTGCTCGGGACCAAATGAAGCTGGCAGCAATGCGGCCACCGTATAGCTGATAGAGGCCCCGGAAGGCTTGGCGCAGTGTATCAGCACCTCGCCCGAGGCGAATTCCCGCAAACGCTGCCGGCAGCCCCCGCATGGCGTGACGAACTGGTCATCGCCGCCGATCACCACGCATTCGGCGATCCGGTGATGCCCATGCGCAATCATGGCGGCGATGGCGCCTGCTTCGGCGCAGGTGCCGATGGGATAGGCGGCATTCTCGACATTGCAGCCAGCGAAGATGCCGCCCTCCACGGAGCGCAAGGCCGCGCCCACAGCGAAACGGGAATAGGGCGCGTAGGCCTGGGTTCGCGCCGCAAGGGCAGCATCGAAAAGCGCCGAAAAGGCGCCCCCGGACCGCGCATCAGGCCGTGTGGTCGCAGAGGCTGCGCCGTTCGTGGACAAATTCCGTCTTCCTCATGCCTGGCCTCGCCCCCGGGCGGCCGGCCGCGCTCAACCTAAACCAATGTTCGAAGCTGGCAAGGCAGGCGCGGGAAGTTGATCTCGGGCACGCGCTAGGCCCCAGGCGCGGGATGCGAGGGCACGAGGCTCGCCTCTCTGACCGCGGCTTCGCGGGCATCGAGGACGACCGCGCTCACCACGCCCTTGCCGGCGAGCAGCTTCTCCAGCGCCGCCAGCCATAGCGCATAATAGCTGTCCTCACGCCCCTGCACTTCGGCTGCCTTGATCTCCGCGCCCAATGCCGCCGAGAATTCGCGCCATTCGAACACACCTTGATCGCTGAGCCCGACGGCGAGTGCGAAGGCCTGCGCTTCCCAGGGAGCCGAGAAGGGTGTTTCGGGACGCATCAGGCCGGATCGAGATAGGGTTCGAAGGCCTCGATGCTGACCGTGAGCGTCGGATCGGCGGTCTCGCCCCATAATTCGCGCGACGGGAAGGCAACCGTGTAGAGCCAGACCGGCTCGCCGGTGCCGGGCCCGCTCGTGTCGGGGAAGATATGGGCGCCATGCACGCGTTCGACGACACCGGCCTTGCCGCGCGCATAACGCGGCAGGCGCGTATGGCCGGCGGGATGCATCACCTTGGCGCGCACGCCCTGGCCGATGGCGAAACGCGCCGGCGCCAGCGGCGTGCGCTCGAAGGGCGTGCCCTTGGCGAGAACCTCAGGCACGTCGGCGGCGGCGACGCGTGGGCGACGGGTCTTGGCTGCCGGGCGCGCGGAATGGCCGCTCCCCAGCTCCTGCGCATCGACCAGCCCCCTCGCCTGCAACAGCCTTTCCAGGCCGCGCAGCCAGATCTCGTAATAGCTGGCATTCAGGTAGAGGCCAGGATGCAGGATCTCGCGCGCGTGTCGGCTTTGATCGATGCTCCATTCGCCCAAGCCTCCCGCCGCGACGGTGACGGCCAGCGCCCTCGCCTCCCAGGGCGCGTGGAAGACCGGCTCATTCGCCTCATGCTCGACGGGGCCGAAGCCCATGGCGCCGCCGAGATCTTGGGCGCCGTTCATGCCGCCACCCGTGCCGGCGCCAGCGCAAGGCCTGTTCCGATCATCGATTCGCGCGTGATGAGGCCGACCAGACGCTCCTCGCTCAGGCCCTCCGTTCCCGCAGGCCGCATCGGCACCACGAGATAGCGCGTCTCGGCGGTCGAATCCCAGACGCGGATCGCCGTCGTCTCCGGCAAGGTCACGCCGAAATCCTTGAGCACGGCGCGCGGCTCGATCACGGCCCGCGAACGATAGGGCGGCGATTTGTACCAGACCGGCGGCAGGCCGAGCAGCGGCCAGGGGTAACAGGAGCACAAGGTGCAGACGATGAGGTTGTGGAGCTTCTCGGTATTCTCGACGGCGACGATATGCTCGCCGCCGCGGCCGCCATAGCCGAGCTCGGCCGAAGCCGCCGTGCCGTCGGCGAGTAGGCGCTGCCGGTAGGCCGGGTCGGCCCAGGCCTTGGCCACCACCTTGGCGCCGTTCATGGGGCCGACTTCATGCGCATAGGTCTCGACAATGACATCGAGAGCCGCGGGATCGACATAGCCCTTCTCGACGAGAAGCTGCTCCAGCGCCTTCACCCGCGCCACCGGATCATATCCGTCCGCGGCGACCCGCCCGTGATCGCCAGGACACGCGCAACTCACCATCGCCTAACTCCCGTCTCGCGGCCGCCGGATCGAACCAAGATCAATCCAAGATCAATCGATGCCACCAATATACGGCTTTCCTCGGCGGACAAAATGCGAGACCATGCCGAGAGACATCGACAGAGCCGCCATGCACGATTCGCAAGCCCGACGCCGCCAAGCCGTGACTGCGTCATCACCCTTCACCTGCGTGCTCGATTGTCGTGCCACCCTCGGCGAATGTCCCGTCTGGTCGCCGCAACAGCAGACCTTGTATTTCATCGACATCAAGGCCCCGGCGCTGTGCCGCTTCGATCCGGCGACAGGAGCGCTGCGGCAGATGCCGATGCCGGAGCAGATCGGCTCCTTCGCCCTCATGCGCTCGGGCGGCTTCCTCGCCGCGCTGCGCACCGGCCTATGGCGCCTCGATGCGGAAGGGCGCGTCATGGAGAAGCTCGCCGCCAATCCGGAAGTCCATGCGACGTCGAGATTCAATGACGGGCGCTGCGATCCGCATGGCCGCTTCTTCGTCGGCACCATCGACGAGACGCGCACGGGCACGGCCGGCCTCTATCGCTTCGAGGCGGGGCGTCTGACCAAATTGGCGGAAGGGCTGATGACCTCGAACGGGCTCGCCTTCAGCCCGCAAGGCGACGTCATGTATCATGCCGATACGCCACGCCTCAGCGTCTTTCGCCACGCCTTCGACGCGGCGACCGGCACACCCGGAAAGGCCGAGGTGTTGGCGACCTTCGCTTCGCGCGGACCCGATCGCGGCTGGCCCGACGGGGCCGCCGTCGACGCGGAGGGGTGCTATTGGTGCGCCTTGTGGCAAGGGGGGCGCATCCGCCGCTACGCACCCGATGGTGAACTCTTGGCGGAATATCCGGTGCCGGCGCGCTCGCCGACCATGCCGGCCTTCGGCGGCCCCGACCTGCGGACCCTCTATGTGACGAGCGCCCGCGTCGGGCTCACGGCGGCAGAGCTCGAGAGCTCGCCCCTCTCGGGAGGTTTATTCGCGATGCGGGTCGAGACGCCGGGCCTGCCCGAGCCGGAATATGCGGGTTGACGATGACCATCTATGACAGCGTCCAGTATCGCTCGCTTTCGGGCAAGGGCGTGCTGATCACCGGAGGCGCGAGCGGCATCGGCGCCGCCATGGTCGAAGCCTTCGCGGCCCAGGGCGCGCGCGTCGATATCCTCGACATCGACGATGAGGCGGCCTCGACCCTGCTGGCAAAGCTCGACGGCAAGGCGTTGCGCTACCGCCATTGCGATGTCGGCGATGTCGCGGCGCTGCGGGTGGCGATCGCTGCGACCGAAGCCGAGAGCGGCCCGATCGACGTCCTGATCGCCAATGCGGCGCGCGACGACCGCCATGCCATGGCCGAAGTCGAGCCCGCCTATTGGGACGGCAATCTCGCGGTCAATCTCAACCATCAATTCTTCGCGACCCAGGCGGTCGCGCCCGGCATGGCGCGGCGCGGCGGCGGCTCGGTCATCCTGTTCGGTTCGGTCGCCTGGATGCGCGGCCGGCCAGGCCTCGTCGCCTATACGACCGCGAAGGCCGCGATCAACGGCATGACCCGCACATTGGCGCGCGAGCTCGGGGACAGCGGCATCCGGGTCAATTGCATCGTGCCCGGCGCCATCGCCACCGAGCGCCAGGCGCGGCTGTGGCGCACGCCGGCGCTCGAAGAGGAATTCCTCGACCGGCAGGCCTTGAAGATCCGCCTCGATGCCAGCCATGTGGCGCGCATGGCGCTGTTCCTGGCTTCCGATGAAGCAGCCGGCTGCACGGCACAGAACTTCATCGTCGATGCCGGCATCACGGTGAATTGAGAGTCATCCGGTCACTTTGGCGATGACAAAAGTCCTCTGCGTCGGCATCGCGACGCTCGATCATGTCTACGCGGTCGACACGATGCCCGACCGCCCCGAGAAGTTCCGCGCCCGCGATCTCGTCATCATCGGAGGCGGCACGGCCGCGACCGCCGCCTTTGCCGTCGCCAGGCTCGGCGGGCAGGCCATGCTGGCGGCGCGCCTCGGCGACGACATGACCGGGCGCGTCATCCTCGCCGAGCTCGAGGAGGCAGGCGTCGATTGCAGCCTCGCCAGGCGCTATCCCGGGCGTCGCTCGCCCTCTTCGGCCGTGCTGGTCGATCCGCAGGGCGAACGCCTCGTCATGTGCTATGCCGATGCGCGCTTGCCCGAGGATGCGTCCTTCCTGCCTGAAAGGCTGCCGGCCGACATTCGCGCCGTGCTCGGCGACGTCTCCTGGATTGCGGGCGCGAGACGCCTCTTCGCCGCGGCCCGGCTCGCCGGCATACCGAGCCTGATCGACGGCGACCGGGTGATCGAGGATCTGGGTTATTTCGATGCGGCCTCCCATGTCGCCTATTCGGCCGCGACCGTGCGCCAGCTCACCGGCATCTCCGATCCGGCCGAAGGCCTCGCGGCGCTGGCGCGTGCGGCCGGCAATTGGATCGCGGTGACGGATGGCGGGCGCGGCGCCTGGTTCACGGAAGATGGTGCGATCGACCATGAGCCAGGCTTCGCGGTCGCGGCCGTCGACACGCTCGGCGCCGGCGACGTCTTCCACGGCGCCTTGGCGCTCGCCCTCGCCGAGGGCCGGCCCGAGCGCCTGGCGGTGCGCTTCGCCAATGCGGCCGCGGCCCTG from Rhizobiales bacterium GAS188 includes:
- a CDS encoding cytidine deaminase, whose amino-acid sequence is MSTNGAASATTRPDARSGGAFSALFDAALAARTQAYAPYSRFAVGAALRSVEGGIFAGCNVENAAYPIGTCAEAGAIAAMIAHGHHRIAECVVIGGDDQFVTPCGGCRQRLREFASGEVLIHCAKPSGASISYTVAALLPASFGPEHLAEAR
- a CDS encoding nitrile hydratase accessory protein, coding for MRPETPFSAPWEAQAFALAVGLSDQGVFEWREFSAALGAEIKAAEVQGREDSYYALWLAALEKLLAGKGVVSAVVLDAREAAVREASLVPSHPAPGA
- a CDS encoding nitrile hydratase, producing MNGAQDLGGAMGFGPVEHEANEPVFHAPWEARALAVTVAAGGLGEWSIDQSRHAREILHPGLYLNASYYEIWLRGLERLLQARGLVDAQELGSGHSARPAAKTRRPRVAAADVPEVLAKGTPFERTPLAPARFAIGQGVRAKVMHPAGHTRLPRYARGKAGVVERVHGAHIFPDTSGPGTGEPVWLYTVAFPSRELWGETADPTLTVSIEAFEPYLDPA
- a CDS encoding nitrile hydratase; translation: MVSCACPGDHGRVAADGYDPVARVKALEQLLVEKGYVDPAALDVIVETYAHEVGPMNGAKVVAKAWADPAYRQRLLADGTAASAELGYGGRGGEHIVAVENTEKLHNLIVCTLCSCYPWPLLGLPPVWYKSPPYRSRAVIEPRAVLKDFGVTLPETTAIRVWDSTAETRYLVVPMRPAGTEGLSEERLVGLITRESMIGTGLALAPARVAA
- a CDS encoding Sugar lactone lactonase YvrE translates to MHDSQARRRQAVTASSPFTCVLDCRATLGECPVWSPQQQTLYFIDIKAPALCRFDPATGALRQMPMPEQIGSFALMRSGGFLAALRTGLWRLDAEGRVMEKLAANPEVHATSRFNDGRCDPHGRFFVGTIDETRTGTAGLYRFEAGRLTKLAEGLMTSNGLAFSPQGDVMYHADTPRLSVFRHAFDAATGTPGKAEVLATFASRGPDRGWPDGAAVDAEGCYWCALWQGGRIRRYAPDGELLAEYPVPARSPTMPAFGGPDLRTLYVTSARVGLTAAELESSPLSGGLFAMRVETPGLPEPEYAG
- a CDS encoding D-xylose dehydrogenase, whose protein sequence is MTIYDSVQYRSLSGKGVLITGGASGIGAAMVEAFAAQGARVDILDIDDEAASTLLAKLDGKALRYRHCDVGDVAALRVAIAATEAESGPIDVLIANAARDDRHAMAEVEPAYWDGNLAVNLNHQFFATQAVAPGMARRGGGSVILFGSVAWMRGRPGLVAYTTAKAAINGMTRTLARELGDSGIRVNCIVPGAIATERQARLWRTPALEEEFLDRQALKIRLDASHVARMALFLASDEAAGCTAQNFIVDAGITVN
- a CDS encoding sulfofructose kinase; translation: MTKVLCVGIATLDHVYAVDTMPDRPEKFRARDLVIIGGGTAATAAFAVARLGGQAMLAARLGDDMTGRVILAELEEAGVDCSLARRYPGRRSPSSAVLVDPQGERLVMCYADARLPEDASFLPERLPADIRAVLGDVSWIAGARRLFAAARLAGIPSLIDGDRVIEDLGYFDAASHVAYSAATVRQLTGISDPAEGLAALARAAGNWIAVTDGGRGAWFTEDGAIDHEPGFAVAAVDTLGAGDVFHGALALALAEGRPERLAVRFANAAAALKCTRFGGGRAGAPSRDEVEAFMRRAN